The stretch of DNA TCGCCGACGAGCCCACGTCGGCGCTCGACGTGACGGTCCAGAAGCAGATCCTCGACCACCTCGACCGGCTCACCGACGAGCTGGGCTTCGCGGTCCTGCTCATCACCCACGACCTCGGGCTGGCGGCCGAGCGGGCCGACCACCTCGTGGTCATGTACCGCGGGCAGGTCGTGGAGTCCGGGCCGGCGCTGGAGATCCTGCAGGACCCCCAGCACCCGTACAGCAAGCGGCTCGTCAGCTCGGCACCGTCGCTCGCCTCGCAGCGGCTCTCGTCGGTGGAGGCCCGCGCCGAGGTCCGTGAGCAGGCCGTGCAGACGGCGGCCGAGATCGCCGCCGAGGTCGCGACCCACGACGACGAGCTGGGGGAGGGCCGCGGCACGATCATCGAGGCCAAGGACCTCACCAAGGTCTTCAAGATCCGCGGCAGCCGGCCGGGGCAGTCGACCGACTTCACGGCGGTCGACCAGGTCTCCTTCCAGCTCGAGCGCGGCACGACCACCGCGATCGTCGGCGAGTCGGGGTCGGGCAAGTCGACCGTGGCCCGTATGGTCCTCGGTCTGCTCGACGCGACCAGCGGCAGCGTCGAGTTCGACGGCGTCGACATCACGACCCTGCGCAAGAAGGACCAGCAGCTCGCGCTGCGGCGCCAGATGCAGCCGGTGTTCCAGAACCCGTACGCCTCGCTGGACCCGATGTACTCCATCTACCGCTCGATCGAGGAGCCGCTGCGGCTGCACGGCGTCGGCACGGCCAAGGAGCGCGAGGCCAAGATCCGCGACCTGCTCGACAAGGTGTCACTGCCGGCCTCGGTCATGACGCGCTACCCGAACGAGCTCTCGGGCGGCCAGCGCCAGCGCGTGGCGATCGCCCGAGCCCTCGCGCTCGACCCGGAGGTCGTCATCTGCGACGAGGCCGTCTCGGCGCTCGACGTGCTGGTGCAGGCGCAGATCCTGACGCTGCTGAACGAGCTGCAGAGCGAGCTGGGCCTGTCCTACCTGTTCATCACCCACGACCTCGCGGTCGTGCGGCAGATCGCCGACAACGTGCTGGTGATGCAGAACGGCAAGGTCGTCGAGCAGTCGACCGTGTCCGAGGTGTTCGAGAACCCCCGCGAGGACTACACGCGCATGCTCCTCGACGCCATCCCGGGCGGGTCGATCCCGCTCGGCGTGGTGGAGGCCGGCGACGACGTCTGAGGCTCGCCCCGCGCCCGGCTGACCGGGCGCGGGGTGCGTCGATCCAGTTGACTCGTTCGAACATCTGTTCGATCATGGTGGGGTGTCCACCGCCCGTCCCGCCCTCGAGGTCGTCGCCGAGCTGCGACGCGAGGTCGAGCGGATGCAGGGCGCTCCTGCCCGCCAGTCGGTGCCCACGCACGCGGCCCTCGAGGGTCTGCTGAGCCTGGAGACCGGAGGGGTGTACGGCGTCGACTCGGCCAGCCTGGCCCTGCTGCTCATGGCCGGTCCGTCGGCGGCCGGCACGTGGTGCGCGGTGGTCGGCGCACCCGACCTGGGGGTCGAGGCTGCGGTCGCGATGGGCGTCGACCCGCAC from Aeromicrobium erythreum encodes:
- a CDS encoding dipeptide ABC transporter ATP-binding protein: MSRDLNPDQPLLEVKDLHVGFAADKKTVVPAVIGANLSVYPGQTVAIVGESGSGKSTTAHAIIDLLPGTGRITGGQILFEGQDIAHAKKSDIVALRGSSIGLVPQDPMSNLNPLWRVGTQIKESLEANGVAKGKAADARVVELLEEAGLPDAARRAQQYPHEFSGGMRQRALIAMGLAARPKLLIADEPTSALDVTVQKQILDHLDRLTDELGFAVLLITHDLGLAAERADHLVVMYRGQVVESGPALEILQDPQHPYSKRLVSSAPSLASQRLSSVEARAEVREQAVQTAAEIAAEVATHDDELGEGRGTIIEAKDLTKVFKIRGSRPGQSTDFTAVDQVSFQLERGTTTAIVGESGSGKSTVARMVLGLLDATSGSVEFDGVDITTLRKKDQQLALRRQMQPVFQNPYASLDPMYSIYRSIEEPLRLHGVGTAKEREAKIRDLLDKVSLPASVMTRYPNELSGGQRQRVAIARALALDPEVVICDEAVSALDVLVQAQILTLLNELQSELGLSYLFITHDLAVVRQIADNVLVMQNGKVVEQSTVSEVFENPREDYTRMLLDAIPGGSIPLGVVEAGDDV